The genomic segment ccccccctccatgtccttgccatgatcacaaattattgtgttcctactaaatttcttttaaatcggttcaacgattcttgaaataacaccattttataaaataattggtcacatcatcataacgtgatcaattttacgatttggccacgatataaatgcatattagtgttaaatttgacttattacttattaatcaataaacttaaatgagaaaaattcaataaaaataaagaaaagataccaattgaaataattataaaattatttgttttcacccggtgtaaacacccacgggtggaatgaaacgggtttttattgggtttttaccctcatgtgggtttttacccgggtggaaacccatctctaggtACCTAGTGCCTACACAAAAGAAAGATTTTATATCTATTccttcaaaaaatatttcactcacaaaggacatcatccattttggtccaaaatcaaaagtgccggccaaaaaataaaagtgctgtattctgatagaatacgtccgccttagcatttattactatggcaccaaagctgtagcaccactgtgcatcgtagtatttgagttctaaaaatatatgaaaacgactgactttgatctcaaatactacgacgcacagtggtgctacagctttggtgtcatagtaacaaatgctaaggcggacgtattctgtcagaatacagcactttttttttattggccgacttttttgattttgaacaaaaaatgtatgaatcgtcgatgaattttaggtttaggtttaggtttaaagaacatttatttctcattaaaaacattacagtcacttacatgagaaattaacaaattttatgtaggtagataatttacAAGTTGTCCAATAGCCAGAACAAGCAGATGTACTTCTGCGGGAACCGTCCTAACAAACCTGTACTTACTTGAACTTTGTTGTACATACGTTTACACTCAGTTTTCTAGGTTGACATTACTGTGAATAAAACTAAGTTGTACAttactgtacatacatacaatgcGCGCGGCTGCCAGGCGGCGACTggcacagattagagagtatgtctaaagacagataggaaacggccctagtattggttaaacgataaacaaactggtaccgagctagattgtccagtaggtggcgctgaatacaatatggcgtctgccgcccacagattaaatatacctgtcatacttttttatgatccgttccttttcatgtattgcggttaaaaataaaactattgaagtatcaaatgaaactttattgatgaaatataacatgaaatattttgtttacgaaaatcaataagcattaaaactattggattttaaaagattacagttactgttgtgattacagtaggtacattgttttagtttttacataatgtactcacggcttgacatttgtatgtaactcatacaaaataagttgcgttatgacttatagtaaaatagtttttaatgttctccataaattcacatgttcactctcactttggttctgtccaatccaatagccactgtaagcaggccagatctacacgtttctcaccacctgtaaaatatatgaaatatttgtaaattaagagcaaaaagatgcgcatgtcaccgtaagactgtaatctcctacatcatctacattctacactaatattataaagagtacagcagatgaacaagtgatctgtcttatctaccatacctatcttactgtctgttttgtttctagatttgcactactttgttaaataaaattaatttaccttgtcaaatgtgtacttgtcaatcaattacatgtacattcacagaatctggattccaccaatctgtaattaaataattaacttttatttgatcctagtcgaaaagcgtcagaggatagtgttagaatcattttgagggtgttttaaattttaaaggtacttaccaaatgttcttatcaacagaagttaatattcatctaatacaaatcttcctaatttaatgcatttatgtcatggcataacttgcaaatgaaatgagttcatcgtttgtaatcaagcattcttggtctggttttattgcttatataggtttcttctaaacttatttgaataggaagtaaaggttggttcatctggattttaagtaacagttgacaataatgatcagcaccggtgattccatagcaagcacttttattgtaattgcagcttaacaccttataagttcgatattaacctgaaacaaataggtacttagattcactgtataaaacacgtatcatcattcactgtgtcctgcaaatctatgcctgcaatgtacctacgtgtattgtattttgggtccaaactccaaactccaaagtatgttgttactccatgaaacgatccatatttagtttccattgatttaaatggagttatgaatgatattgtaatgaagatttaatcctttgtgtggttcaatacttgataaaacatgatgttgctGCAAGCTGCAATAACCTTTCTATGAGTGGAGTGGATATCTTACTTgagagaaatttcttcttaaaacaaacatcaatccaactggcaatccatgcacatgtagttctaattaatattgattgagaaattattgattttagataaaatttgtttaaagaaaaacacgttttttcgatgaaaatttttgacgttttttttttttaataatgtcacagttgtagacttgagacggaactaaattgattaaagtgaaaattacgactttgaattaatatacttttaaataaacatttcatttatagaatgcaaatagattcaataaaataatttataaataaaagttgaagttgtaattcgaaaatgtttactaacttgATTCCAGACACGCAAAAGACCATTGCCATTGTCGCATAAAggacaactataaaaaaagtcacttcctctcggaactgtcaaaaaaattcactctctatggagctgtcaaactctatggcgtttccaccccgtggCGACTGGCGCTCTGACTGCGCAGGAGCCGACGTCGACCGGCTAGCGTGATTTGGAAGGCCATTCCCGCAAAAGGACGTACATGAATTTttctaaatataatttatgttagtttgttttactttttaaagagcttaatttttaaatatttaaatagatgttttattAAGACACTAAAGGGGGGTAAAGAATGAAATTGCCatctttatttttgttcaatattcattagtttttttctttttttttttttttctaagatatctatattttaaatttattgaaaGTTAAACATaatcacaaaacattatttaaagataaaactttataaaatttggtttctgttttcacaaaaaaaaaaaaaatttttttcgtaataaagtttgtaagaaatgattttttgtaatactcACTCTCCAAAACGGCAATTTCATACTTCAACacctgatattattataccggTCTTAGCGTGAGTGCATCCTCCAAAATATGGTCCCTGAGTCTATGTTTGAAAACGTTTAATGATTCTGATTTTTTTATAAGGTCGggcaatttattaaataatagtgCTCCCTCAGAGGTCAAAACCTTCCGACCGTAATTTGTTCTTGAGCCCGGTATCAGGAAGAATTTTTTGGGTCTTCGTTGACTGTATTTTGGAGTTTCATgattgatttttagttttattttagaatgtatttttttatgtaggaTTTTGTAGATGAGTATGAGTGTTTGGAATCGATATAGTTGGCTTATGTTCATAAGTTTGGTTTCTTTGTAAATTTTGTCAGTATTTGTTCGATAATGAAAGTTATATAGacacttaattattttgttctgcagGATTTCAAATACTCAGGATAGATAAGAATTTTAATAGATaagaattttagatctcaaatactcgacgcacagtggtgctacagctttggtgccatagtaacaaatgctaaggcggacgtattctgtcagaatacagcacttttttttttattggcctacacttttgattttgaacaaaaaatgtatgaatagtcgatgacttttagatctcaaatactcgacgcacagtggagctacggctttggtgccatagtaacaaatgctaaggcagacgtattctgtcagaatacagcacttttttttgttggccggcacttttgattttggaccaaaaatatatgaaacgtggatgatgtcctttattgTTCTTCCCCCTTAGATTAATTCCCCCGAAATACTCAATGATATGGATAAACGCGGAAAAACGTTTCatttttacacatttttatttcattttatttattgacaaagatctaCCAATTTGCTTATTTTATAGAAGAGAGAAATAAGCATTACCACTGCcactaaatgtaaaaaataattttctgttacttacttactttaggACTGTGACCAATGttaataaatttgaattatGCTACCTAAATTTTTAAGTTCATCGCCTTTTAGGAGTAAACgaatatgaaacaaataatcTTTTCTTAGAAAGATTACGTAATTCGGCATTTTTTAAGCTGCGtggcgttttttttttaacataaattAATTGGTAACCCTGATGATGTAAAATGTCAATTTTAGAAAGTtgtctattaatatagtacgaTCACATTTAATTGATACTTGGCGTCTaataaaaatctacaaaatCCCTGAAGAAAATGTATTAAGTCTAGTTGGTCATACTATGTTTTCAACCTGCAAAATTGCAATGGGTACATAACCCGTGGCTgacgtttaattttatttatttatgatatgaaataaaaattgtacattTGTATAGTGTTTTAAGAATAATATCCGTGTTTATTTTTATcgacttttaataattatatagTTCATGAATAAGAAATAATGTCCTTCGAGTACTTGCCCGTGGCTGAAGACGAAAACGAAGAACCCATAGAATTGCCTATCGAAGAAGATGGAACATTAATGCTAACTACTGTGTCAGCACAGTTCCCTGGCTGCTGTGGTCTGAAGTATCGACACCCAGAAACGAAAAACATCAGAGGGATAAGGTTAAGAGATGGCAGATTGTATCCTCCCCCTGAAGGATGGGGCAACCAATTATACATTTGTAGCTTccctaaagaaaataaaagaaaatctgGTGAAAACTCCGAAACCTCTTTAAACAAGAATAAGAGGAATGATAATTTGTGTTCTGATTTGATTGTCCTTGGCCTACCTTGGAAAGCGACTGAGCAAACTGTACGTGAGTATTTTGAAAAATTTGGAGAAGTTTTAATGGCTCAACTGAAAAGAGATCCTAAAACTGGAATGTCTAAGGGTTTTGCTTTCATACGATTTGCCTCCTACACTTCCCAAATGAGAGTTTTAGCGCAGAGGCACATGATAGATGGTCGGTGGTGTGATGTTCGGATACCAAATTCTAAAGAAGGCTCAGTTGCATCAATGCCCTGTAAAGTGTTTGTGGGACGCTGTACAGAAGAACTGACTGCTAATGACTTGAGAGAATACTTTTCACAGTTTGGTGAAGTAACTGATGTATTTATTCCAAAGCCATTCAGAGCTTTtagttttataacatttttggaTCCAGAAGTAGCGCAAAGCTTGTGTGGGCAAGATCATATAATTAAAGGTGTATCTGTAAATGTTTCTAATGCATCACCCAAACAAAACAAGAGTGGTGCTAACCAAAGGAATTTACCAAGTAGAAATTATGAAGAGGGGCACCCGCACAGCGTGTCAAACAACAATTCTTGGAGCAGCCGTAATATGGATATGGTAAATATGCAAGCTCTTGGTATGTCAGGTCAACATGGACAGACAGCCGTGGCAGGTGGAGGTGGGCAGGCTCAAGGGGGCAGCATGCCGATAGGGATGGGTGGGTTGCCCGTGAACCAAGCTCTGGTTGCAGCAGCTCTAAACCAGGCAGGCTGGGGCCTCATTAACAACATACCGTCAGGTGGCTCCGAGCAAGGTGCCTTCGCTGGTCCCGCTTCATCTGCTCCTCCCGGTCCACCAAACTTCCTCTCCTGGATGCAACAAGGTACTTCAGCACAAGGACCTTCTAGTCAATGGGGACAAAGACACCAGTCCCAAGGCCACTCCGTTTGATCCAATATCTGATTCAACAAGCTCATGATAATCACTGTGATTGTAGCAACAATTAGATAAaatgtcatttgtttttaaatacttactaCAAATGGGTTGTTCTGTTGGTGAAGAGTGGTACCTTGCGTGCTActgatgttatttatttattatggatTTGCTTGTGTTTTGTTGATTTTCTTAaacctataaaatataatacctaAATAAGGTTGGTGTAGTAATACCCCACCCTTACTTTGAGTGGTAGATAAATTGTgtatgtttattaattaatatttaatataaatgtTGGTGtgcttttataatttatcatatTCATTATTACTTGATGGCCTCTTTCACTTTGATTATAATTTTTTGCTTATCATGATCATTGCTGTTAGccagatttatttttcttcaaaatatGCAATGACTAATTCATAAAAGATAAATCATTGAATTTATTAGGTTTGTATGGAAACAAAAacttcaaaaatgaaaaaatgcttagttaaaaaaaatagttgccacaattcaaatacttttaataaataactacCTACTTTTACTTGAAAGCAAGCAACAATGTGCTTGGAGTTGTACCATACAATACATAAAAAATTTGTTTGCTTGTTGAAAGATTTCAACTTCAAATAATGTAAAAAGGGGCTATTTCTAGGTGTATAATGTGCCTACCacacataataatttatttgtttttaatgagTATCAGGTTTTTTTTCTCACAAAttgtgtaatttaaattatattttaatttcaccAATTATATTCAATGAAGAATACAGGGTGGGCCAAAAACTTTTGCAAATAGCAACGCTTGATTTCTCGATAACGGTCCGAGGTTGGGAACTTGGGACGCGTGGCGTGGGTGATGTTAAACTGTGCATAATTTCATGAATTTTTAGTCACTATTATATGGAGCGTTTCACGGGACAACAGtgctttttgtgtattttttttaccaatgtAATGATTCCTGTGGAACTGTTTAGAACTGGCAGAATACGCCGTGTGTTCAATTGTTAATTAATCAGAGCTTGGGTTGAGAAGTTCGAGCAAACGGGATCGATAACcaacattaaaaaaacattttggaTACGGTATAATCTGTTTACTTAGGATGACAAAAAATTCATGAAATTGCAGTTTCCCTCCACCCACGCGTCCCTacctcgaaccgttttcgaaaaATCAAGTGCAttgctatttgcaaaaaatTTTGGCCCACCCTGCACTTTCTTCTAACCTGCTAGTACTATTCACATTAATTGGATTGACAAGGTAGGGTCCTGTAATGGCTTAGAGTTAACAGAAAAAATAAGTAATGGCATTTTTATCAGTCGAAAGATTTatcattagtttattttttgCCCGATTGCGACGCGAATTATAAATTggcattaatttttattatagaGAGTGTCCCAAAATGGGTGACCCAAATTGCTATGGGATGGGattacgttttatttattttcttaagtTTAAGCTTATAATTAATCCGTTTTGAGTTTATTTGCACccattttatgtttattttcatactaataataattgaaagtgattgttttgtttcactgtaataaaacttttaaaaataatgactagacTGGGAGTTCAGAgcactttattattttttctgttctattatacagtgtgagtcacgttaaagtgtacatatgaaaatagatgaaactagacctatttttatcgacaatttcgcgcccggagaggcttagttcaaacggtcatagcaaatgttgtgatagggatagagacatgcgatttttggttttacaaagataatacgatagagaataatacaaagtaataaaaaccacctgttataggggcattttttggagaaatttatcaaataaccaaaaaaacacgaatttaaaagcagatttttttcaaaaagtatcattttttattatttgttggcattttttgtgtattttatgaatttttttagtattgcctattatttagcattattactgtttttattttatcaggatataccgcttagtttaaaagttattacgttttctttaagtaattggaagaaaaaaaatctataaaaaatttaaaaaaatatcaaaaaaattttgacgtctttttgtcgataaaaataggtctagtttcatctattttcatatgtacactttaacgtgactcacactgtattacgggtagagatgtgccgctgagaaagttctcgttcccggcaatattcccagtgagaatattctcgagaaccgagaacgctcccgggaatattctcagtgttctcgacagaacacatttagttttatttttaatttgttgtttatatgtgatattatttgtaatgtttcgatgttttattaactgggcgttaagactagtcgttataaacaaggcatgaaacgagtgagtgagatattgctgtcttgctcactcttttcgtggcgaacgcgtaccgtggctttaggactcggctacggtatttgaacatcagtgtgcctctgagttttaaggcccttgccaccctggcggattgcaagcggattcaaagtggatttaaagcggagtggcgacgcgacggagaaaccgcgtgaaaatatcgtaaAGCTCTCCAAAGgctcggccgtttggtgtagtggttcgaaacggactactattccggaggtagcgggttcgattcccgcacagtacaaacatttgtgtgcatgaacatatttgtttgtattggactgggtgttttctatgtataataagtatgtatttacaaaaaaaatatatttaagtatgtttatatccgttgtctagtacccatagtacaagctttgcttagtttgggactagaagcgcagtgtaaaatgtctaaggatatttatattatttataatttatataaaggCTGCCCacccgagctggattcgatgattgacctttttatcgaagttggacctacctaactgactgtttgtcccaggtatacattattgttaacaacctcgagtgtagagtctcaaacatttagaggagtgggtgcaacacggtctttagacatgatttttaaatcttgtctatgttcattttgagacccacttgttgagagactattgaggccatcgagcattgtgcctagatcttccacgatctcagccatgactacgatatcgtctgctgtctgggtgatgtactcgccgttgatatttatgctgaatctgctccagcccagaagcttgaaaacatcttccagggcggtggtgatgacgtctccctgtctcacccctcgctgcaactggataggtttcgggtcctgatcttaaaacggactgtcactgtggcgtgtttgtacaagcctttcaacactttaatgtatcaatagtcaatttggcacagttgaagagactgaagcactgcccatgtttcaaacgaatcgaaggctttctcatagttcacaaacgcaaagtggctgattatactccttgatcttccgtataatctgccgttgcgtatattattatggtatatggtactaaagccttttcggaaaccggcttgttcggggggctgaaagtcgtcgagcctgctagcGTGACGTGAATcgaacagcttgtagacatggttcagaagcgaaatgggtctataattcttcaacaagattttgtcaccttttttgaagaggagtatTACCATTCTTCTAAGGGCAGAAACTGCGTTAAGCGGGCCCCGACGCGGTTTCATACAAAGTGCTCCGTCGCGGGCACCCACGCGGGGGACTTTCGTATGAAACCGCGCCGGGGCCCGCTTAACGCAGTTTCGGGCTtaagtgtcggatcaatctagctagcacgtattttctctaaaaatgtgtcaaatgatccgtcagacaggctatccacaacttatccagaagtggcgaaacaggcccttactaagcgattgtgaaatatgcccttaatgtcaaataagaatagtttaaaaaactaaaaacacgcttttaattactaacagcactaaaaagctaaaaatcatcaggaccctggacatcatctagcattaaagtgctcgaaaagacaaatccaacgaatccaaactcgatgagtttccgccgtttcgtttaggagttcctatggctaccttctgactccatcattaggaccctggacattatctagcacttaaagatctcgaaaagacatccaatgaacccaaactcgatatgattccgccgtttcgtttaggagttcttttggccaccttccagtcccatcatcagaccagctggtaccacaatattgtattgtcatttctaatctacatataattgccaagtttcatgatcatacaagacttagaagtgcgtgtaattcagattctaagattccattacatagttagttacgtacacgacgacctaataagagcgtgttaaaaacgaaaaatggacagttacattatttaattacgtataaaaagaaatttctgccatcttacatatcattaaaacgacatttcacgacgaaaaaaataaaataaaataaaggtgcagttgccaagaatattgccgagaaagttcccgagaatattctcgggaacactgagaatatagcctttcactgcaaatagagtgtattgtttaatatacacttatctgttgacttcatttaatactattttacttaagaaagtttgtttatttccatttgataaacatgattctcaacctttctcacttaggagaacgctcccgggaacgctcccgagaatattctcagttgaaagagcgttctcgggaacggcacatcaataatTACGGGTAGATCAGAGGTCAAGCTGCCTCCCATGGCaatttgattcacccattctgggacaccctgtatttatagaAAATgtgattttgtaatttaaaaatggGTACACTCGTCATTTGTTTTTGTATCGTATCGTACGTGATACACATCGCCTTGCATACACATCCATCGTTTCATCCCGAAAAATAGTGCTGATGCTTAAtctatttgtaatttttttcacCCTGTGTCTACAAATTAATGCATAACTTGTAAATTAGCTGATTGACTAAAAGATTCAAAATGCTTTCCTAAACGCCTTAACTTTTAaagtacaataaaaatattttatatcccTCTGACAGGGCAAAAACgattattaaaaactattatacctTTTTGTAGAAACAGAAAAATCTTTTGTTGACTTGACCTGACTTACTTTTTGGGTTAAAAGATTCAAAATCCCTTTTCTACTATTTATCGTATCAATATTGACTTAACTTTGTAATCTTTAGTTACCAATCCAATGTGTGTAGTGGTGAACGACCAACCGcgacaatacaaataaaaaaaacattaggtGGACTTGGATTTGTGAATCATATTCTGACCAATCAAATCGGCAACCATACACAATCTGAATACACatatgtacttattttattcaataaaacacaAATTTAAATTAGAAAATCAGGAATATGCCCCAAAAATCCATTTGAAACTTAAttaataatacagggtggcccagaagaaaattcacttttgaaaattcaaggaaacgaaaactgtacattttttgtagaactttaactattgcaatttaaaggaaatttagtgcaatttattttaaaatttacttttaattttataatttttatcgtacatgtgattcccttgacgtttacaacattcggtcaacatacatcaacattttggaaaactttcgtta from the Ostrinia nubilalis chromosome 5, ilOstNubi1.1, whole genome shotgun sequence genome contains:
- the LOC135071876 gene encoding TAR DNA-binding protein 43-like gives rise to the protein MSFEYLPVAEDENEEPIELPIEEDGTLMLTTVSAQFPGCCGLKYRHPETKNIRGIRLRDGRLYPPPEGWGNQLYICSFPKENKRKSGENSETSLNKNKRNDNLCSDLIVLGLPWKATEQTVREYFEKFGEVLMAQLKRDPKTGMSKGFAFIRFASYTSQMRVLAQRHMIDGRWCDVRIPNSKEGSVASMPCKVFVGRCTEELTANDLREYFSQFGEVTDVFIPKPFRAFSFITFLDPEVAQSLCGQDHIIKGVSVNVSNASPKQNKSGANQRNLPSRNYEEGHPHSVSNNNSWSSRNMDMVNMQALGMSGQHGQTAVAGGGGQAQGGSMPIGMGGLPVNQALVAAALNQAGWGLINNIPSGGSEQGAFAGPASSAPPGPPNFLSWMQQGTSAQGPSSQWGQRHQSQGHSV